Part of the Zingiber officinale cultivar Zhangliang chromosome 8A, Zo_v1.1, whole genome shotgun sequence genome, gatttcgggtgcaatcgcgaagcaaatccccttgcggggttaggggcagtaaccatcgcgagttgctcctaagcgatctaatggcacccaagcccgctgtcccaaaaaattttggggcgaaacgaagccgttttggaaaaatctttccggtagccgaagcctacaagcgactaaacacttgtgcttcgattattcgagaaaaatactcataaaaacccaaaaatcataattttacagaaaattacagaaactttagttttcataaagccaaaaaacaaactcgtactcgccttgaaactggctctgataccactgttggattttttcgagccgcgaaaatcgcttttcgcgtcgcggaaaccccaaatcacccaaagccgtagatccgtacaaggaaaaccgaacgaaatacaaatacgagtttcaaaatctttagatctactcctagatctatgtgttgtgaactttacccttgttgcgtgccctttcgcgttaccgctcttccaaggagttgccggatctctagaccgtcaagcgccggtcttctagaagtatccacacggacacgtaggtggagaaacctcacacaaaaaggtgtgctagcaccttggtgagattaggccaagcaaagaggagagggagagggagagcttgagagaagaagaagaagtaatggcttgaataaaatcaaatttcattcaccacttttgtgtggccggccactccatggagtgtaactcccattccacattaatcacaattaatgtgaagccattaagaggtgttgtgtaactcctatgatgtggcacatcatgaagatgtggaccattaccattggtccacatcttgccacctcacaatgatgtggcaaatgagtaacctccactcatttaatgtggccaacccacattaaatgcaatgaaggcttgtaacctccatgaggtggcaaaacaagatgatgtggaacaacactattggtccacatgttgccacctcactcatgatgtggcaaagagtcaagtcaaacttgactcttcctcttcctctctagtcaagtcaaacttgactcaatctctctcatggttgatctaatctaaccatttgattcaagccaacttaatataatgaatctaattcattaaattaaattgatctaatgagtcataatctaaattagacttattaaatatatgaatcaacttgagtctaactcaattaacccaatttggattactcttaatccaatttgattcatcaaatgaatctaatcctcttggttcatcatatgaaccaaatctccatctaaatgtcctaagtgtgtgaccctataggttcttgtaacgttggcaatgccctaaacccatttaggagcataagtaatgagcggtatctagcaacacatcattactactcaagttacaagaaatgtcgagatccaacatcaccttgtgactactaattgtgactcctcacaatatgtgacattgtccttctatcctagacatctagattgatcaatatgaggcatagaccgtgtcatcctctaatcaatctaaatcttgaactccaagtagactcactcgatcaaatgagctcaacatctaatgttgactcatttgggcatggccatgcacttcgtggtctaactctatcaagaatattgatatcgctcccgtcatatgggagggatagatcctatcacatcactcacatccctctgcataatttgttacatacccagtaatcgtctttatagtccaccctgttacgggtgacgtttgacgaaaccaaagtacataactccttatgtagggatccatggtgacttcaggtcaaagtactaatagtcatactaatagccacatgagaaagtatatgacactcatataacgatccatgatactttctcatggcaggtcattcagtatacattctctaatgcatacccatgtgtcagcttgatatctctatatccatgacttgtgagatcaagtcatcgagctgacctacatgctagtcttattgtattaacattgtccctgaatgttaatactcaactaggaatgatttagagtagtgttccctatatcatctcactatcgattcaaccaattgattgatataggtaagaaccttctactcaaggacgttactatacttattttatctggcactaatacaaataagcataataaccaaaaaccaaatgccttaatatatatacaagaatatgatatacatgagtccgtacaatcatcaaatgattggctctagggctctaactaacatgtcaTGCTCCActgggtccttgaatagactagaatgtcgtcgatgaatatgatgacaaatttgtcaaggtatactctgaacactctgttcattaagtccatgaagactgcaggtgcattagtcgctccaaaaggcatgactacaaatttgtagtgtccagatctggtcctggaaactgttctgggtgtatcactttctttcacttccaactgataatgcccagagcgcaggtctatttttgagaacactattgccctttttagctgatcatatagatcatctattctggaatgagggtacttgtccttaactgctactttgctcaacGCTCtcaaatctatgcacattagcatggatccgtctatCTTCTTAatgaacaacacaggagctccccaaggtgagtgactagggcggatgaagcctttgtcaagtagctcctgaagttgctcttgcaacTCTTTCAGCTCCGCTAGAGACATGCGgtatagagcttttgaaattgggctagcgtcaggaaccaattcaatttcaaactctgcttctctgttgggaggtagtccaggtagctcttctagaaatacctctggatattcacagactacccgaacgtcttcctgcttgggtctttcttattatctttgtccttccagttctgattacttgactggggtctctgtttccccactgtcttgtcttctatcttgactggcttgtgttgcgtttgttgtgccttgatgttgtacagatagtgctcactaatgccctgttgaccaactcttcaccaatctgtggtAGGTGAGTTTCATTACTTACATTAAGTGTTAATTttggtctcagcattcggagcatcagtctgactcgttcattcactgtacttactaattCTAGGCAAaggcgagctagcctgttgaatcttttgaccgcttcttctattggtaggtcaccttgtctgaattctataagctcttcataatgtttatagatgatccgttgacggaagaattctttgtaaaactctatctcgaagtcaacccagctcagcTCATctagttgactgctctcttactcttaactcgctcccactacatacgagcatctcccgataggcaaaaagaggcacacttaaccttctcgacttctggccagtcaagaagctccattgtggtctccagtgttttgaaccaagcctgggcatcccagggctcagtcgagCCTGAGAAgatttctggtttcagcttcagccactggatgagatatgcttcttgtcttctaggtgttgtggtgacttccaggggacttcagtcaccactggggtctccacattgatagttggggaAATGGGAGGAACTGGTTGTTGATTGGTCATcaagttggcaatcacttgttgctgctctactacttgtctctggagttgggcaacaacttaagagagattgggctcagttgatctaagctcttcgttctcctgatcttggttctcagtacgaacggtacggggatgtcctcttcttgacctCTAGTTATGCAGAGACAAAGACTTgacatcttctctatcctttctaaacatacatatttgtatatgaataaagaaaatagcaaaaactcttatctgacttaagcacttataaacaattactctatactgcaaataataataaaggaaagcaataaagaaagaaattaaatactttcttacttgaagacggcaaggatgatgctgatgtgtgtgtgatgctggagaatgagacctgctctgataccaactgtaacaaccacccttcttactactactctctaagagtgaccgttacctaactactactctactcactagtgtcacttatgctattattagcgacacttagatttatcacgaccttagaggaattcctaccgaaaaatttcggcagagtctcccctgtatcggggacaaaatcaacaatacaaacactatatacacagccacagacggctggaacatatttttccacacccacgcagtaataataacacagtaagtaaaagaaaactattctagcaatagtaaacaaatatctaactccatcaataggacatatcaagctacaagtacggaataaactcaattacaattccaacttcataatagtatttaaactaaaataaCTCTAAATAGGAAAATCTTGATAATTCCttaacaaactcttgatctccccatagtccagacatcacacaccttcatcaccaccatcttgtcgccttcctttcatactttagcttttcctttatctgcagtaggaggaaaaagaaatctataagcgaaacgcttagtaagtactaaactatctcacaaaaactcgaagtgcataaaaatgcaaatgATACTGAAAcggaaatgctaaaagaaaagctacatgtactcatctaatagcaaagtactcatggagtacagaaataaaactgaacacTGGACAATAATACTACACATACCTCAACCACATGCGACCccaataataacaaaaaaaaaaacacaaccccATAAACATCCAcaaagttatatataatcaaacaaagcagtaatactctgactcgaaaaccaccctactcaactacactcgtaaaacacaaattctgcaaacttacctcttctgccatccaggcaggcatgtagtaaaacatatcgaatagaacatccatcaatatcaaaagaaaaacatacgatgtccaagtatccaaataactaagtacacacataaccaaataagaaccaaactaaatgataaataaaacgtcgaggtctgcagggatctagcactacgtgcagtgaggactagcgactggaactgctccggacagcctcaacctgaaaatataacaacaatggaggcggggtgagtccaacactcagcaggtacaattgatatgcaaagtaaagaaataacacctaacactaatcatgagtacagtctcctgatataagaaagatataaatatcgATCGAAGTAAGCGGAGAGGCTGACTAACCAGACTGAGTATAAGGAAACGATCAAGTGGTATAAGAATCAGATGTACGCCAAACATAGGTATCGAACAATATGCGGCGTATAAATGCGTGCACAAACACAGCAATAAATCGTCGTATGATGCGATGATCGTCACCCCCGACgccgatcatctcacacaatagtgaggccgagtgggtaactgtgcactctgtcgtcactactcctgatgagtgaccaagtggacgggatgctgtcggagtacacctatcctcctaccccaaatcataaatgggggagcgcaatgctctcatctcccggtactcaaagacggggaggaatccctgccggataacacgttgtgtcacactacccatggcggaccaacggtgcctaacagagtccctgccgCAACACACtcgcctgaatcgaccactaacccatgagtggtggagatccatgtaactggcgatgtgctcaacaataatggagcggactatcgcacagcatgcaatcatgcaaatggtgcatggcactaaccacaaaatatcctgatctaatccacatgtatataaaaatgcatcataggtcaacgaatcaaaacaatccaaaggtacacagaaggtataaaacctaggtcctgaacatggtaaagcatggtatatcactacccctataagcatgtataaacaggtaaaatatacatgagatgcaaaccaatcaataaatcaagcatgtaccaagatttgggtagtgattaatcgaaacagataagaaacacaattaatgcaacatgttaatttcattactaagcatatcaaagacaaaaagtcaaaagtacccgcctccgataagaaaagtccaaatctgactccgagatacccgtctcgcgtcaaagtcctgtgtcaccaatatatatacatttttatttagctacaacccatataaatagccaaataaaaatctctaacactaaattagggtaaaaccttaATCCATAAACCTTaaccaactagggttagcttcctaaaccctaattcgttccactatacaatttgatcaaggtctctatatatatatatatacatccgaCCTAACATAATAAATTCGAATCAAATTCCATTTCTTAACCTTTCCTTCAATTCAATGCATGCTACAACAAAAGAAACCACTGCACTACATCTTACCTCAATTTCCACAGCCGTTCTTGCTGTTGGAAATCAAAGAATTTTGCTGGAAGCAGTGATTGCCGGATCCAAGAAAAACCCCACAGCAATTTATCCTCTTCTGGAATTCTAGTACCCTTTTCGGACCAAAATTGAGGTCAATAGTGGAGATCACAAATCAGATTCGGGATTCAACCACAGTACAGAATTAAATCACCATAATCCCAATACCAACcatacttacctccaagatccggctaaaACACAGCTCGGTATTGTCTTCGGCACTATCAAACAGAGACACACTGACGAAGATGGGAAGAGAGAAAAGGGCCGCGGCACTGTGGTGGTCGGCGCTGGGACTCCAGGGGAAAGGCAATAGGTCGGCTGCCGGCGTGATGCTCGGCTCAGGGAAGATCGCCGGCAAATGAAGGGGTCGGCTAGGGCAAAGAGCGAAACCGCCGGAGTTCTTGTGGCTGatgctcggcgtcggcagaggagaagatgtaagaggagaggaggaaaccgagaagaggaagtggAGTCGGGCGCGGCTTAAATCGCGAAGCAGAGAAGAACCGCCACGGTTAGGGtagggaagaaggagaagagttgCGGGGATGGCTTGGGTTCGGGGAGATGAGGAATAAgaagaggaaataaagaaaataaaaagaaataaaagaaaagaaaatgtaaatataaacatttcctcgcttaaacggggtagcctaaacaggcttttccgggccccgtttttattcccgttaactcgtccgtacaagctctgaaaaattcccgaaaaattaccaaaaattctggaaaattcccttattaatattcgcctattttcggtattttacaaaagtactcaaataaactgcatactcatgatataccagaataaagctgaatactggaaataacactaaacatgctcacttaactgataagaaaagtaatgaaactcatgtTGTATGtatagaattaaaggaactaaacttctgttgattctaaacataggtggtacttgtttcatttacttatagttttatacttgaaattaatcttttaatttctttaacttttaattttctttcttcttctttttcattgggcccaggcttagtaccatcttatgcacactctctaatagagactgaggtagtgagcctccagtcctatgagggtaaagacctcggtcttaccagggccaagacctcggaattggtcacctggatttgtttaacgacaacctcggaagtcgggtactagcctcttactttaatttacttgttatcttttctatttAGACCTTGGtattttctctactcataacttctcataatcctctacaaaggtttaatagggcacatatggctaataaaaatctgcatatatgaATCTGCACATATggctaataaaaatctgcacatgtgaacaacaaaaatctgcacacgtgaaACATTAAAAATCTgcaaataaaatagaattaagaactaatactgctcatgctattctatactgcatactttaaataaaggctattcttgtttttttgagtagcaaggaaaatgctaaacccattctaactaaataaagggttgttcttgcccttctgagtagcaaggaaaatgctaaactcattctaactaaataaaaggaaaaacaagtctaaactctctaagcatgctacaataaagataaatcaaaggaaagcaaatctgaactctctaagcatgctatatagaaactcaaatctgtatcctagaatgaatGTAACAGGAAGCATATTTAAACTGCACTTAATGGACAACAAAACTGCACTGCTATATGTATTGTTCCTGCCTAATTGCCTACTACAATTACCAAAGAACCAACCCTAATCGTAAGCTCCAAATGGCTCAGTTCATGCCTACAGAAATGATGCACTAAGCCCCAAATGGAGCTGTTCAGGTTCATGAAAGTAGCATAAGTTCTGTAACTGCATGCTCCAAAATAAACTGCCCGTGTACATCTAACAGTAAAGGAGAGTTGctcatgttattctcattaacAGAAAATCTAAGTTTCATGCTTGGAACAAGAAgacagtggaataagaagcagtTCACGTTTAGTACGGTAGCAAGGAAACTCGATTCTGAACCTACATTTACTAAAGGTGAACAACAAAgctaaatctgcacttgtaagggCTGTTCATATTCAGAATTTACAGCAAGATTTTTGAAACTGAACTCCCAACTCACCCAACTGTGCAGGCTTATTAAACTACAAGGAAACCAAATAatagggttgttcgtgcccctcTTTATAACACAAATCTAAATGCATACTTTATCTATACCATtcatttatttccttttctttgggGTTCACGGCAGAAATCATCAAACAacattattcatcatttttttttcttttcacagcATGCTTCAGAAATAAAGAAGGGAAAATAAATCTAACCCATTCTATGTTCATTACTTAGCACAAAATCCGAAACTAAGTAACaaagcttgctgaattgaaacctaaTAAATCAAGCTTGCTTGTTATCACAATTAAGAAGCCTAACTATTTGCCAAACCCAATGAAACCTGATCCAATCAaaaccccttctttcttctttgattcaCAGCAGCAAGCACAACCAACCGGCTGTACAATATGATCCGAAAGcagagaaagcaaggaaactcatgcaagcttcgaaaatgagaagaggaacaaagaataaacctcggagctactcctaccacaggtgagtagtacttacccttgtttGCTTGGatttacaaccgagaaggaaggaggtctagggtttcgggtggagCTTGAAGATCTCGGCTTCTCCTTCATGCCCGTGTGTCCTCTTCGACGAGAGGCCCCTAATCGGAGAAGAGCTCACGGGATcccccttcgccggccgccgaaaAACCCTAGCTCCATCGCCTTTTTCGCCCGTGAGGAGCTGCGTCGTGGGGAGAGAAGGGGAAGGAAGGATCGGGTTTTcagcgagaaagggaaaacttaatccctttataactaggttttctattactaactataccttaaatataaattcgttctttccttaattaacataacCCGCTGGTATAGCTGGTTATCTGCGTTTCCGCCGAAACCCCTGGTCGCCGGGTCGAGCTTCGGCTTGGCCATTTTTCTGCAACCTTTTTAAAACTAAGGTATTTCTGtatcaattacaacttaaatatatttcgttgTAGGTTTAATTAAGAAACATTCGGCTGGTTTGTTGGTTAAGTGATtctctgcttaacccgaggtttccaGTTCAAActtcggcttggacatttttttgtcaaaacttctttcgtttagtaaaaatatcaaatgacttccaaaaattacgtaaaaatactctaaaaatttctaaaaatctctagaatattttaaaagtatttctaactatttttaaggacatttagaactcaaaatagggaaaattgggtcgttacatagtaCATGATGTTAAGACCCTTAAAGGATTATGGAGCCCCGAAGTCTGCTAAAGAGCTAGGACCCATTGTGTTTCCAGAAATCTCAACGAAGAATTTTTTGCTTAGACCTTCGTTCATCTCTAAAGTTCAAGAAAATCAGTTTGGGGGATTAGATTCAGAGAATCATTACTTGCATATCCTAGATTTCCACAGTTATTGCAATACACTGAGAGTTGAGGGGGTTCCAACTGATTCAATACAACTTATAGCTTTTCCATTCAGCCTCAGAAGTAATGCGAAGGTTTGGTTCAACACTCTGCAACTGAGAAGTATTAGGACATGGGATAAATTAGAGAGAACATTTTTAAATAGATACTTCCCTCCAAAAAGGACCACTCAGTTGAGGGATCAGATTCTGCACTTCAACCAAAGTGACGACGAAGCATTGCATCAAGTTTGGGATAGGTACTTATTAATTCTATATCAGTGCCCGTGTCACGATATTGAGAGTTGGTTGATTCTTCACATATTTTACATTGGACTTTCGTTCCAGAACAAGAGCCTTTTGGATGCAGAGgctggaggggcactcatgaaaAAAAGGTTGGATGAAGTACAAGAAATAATCCATATGGTGGTATCaaattgttgggttcttcgggccgcgaaaaccgctttttcgcgtcgcggaaaccccgagtcacccaaagccatggatctcgtgcaaagattcgtaaacaaaattatcgaaaaacctttttcttgtacgagtttgtaaaaactttagatctacactaaagttaagatcattacccttgtagcgaagcccttcgcgttcccgtttgtccaagatgtcgccggatctctagttgtcaaagtagacaacctctatatgtatccacacggacacaagtagaaggagatgaccaaaacacaaggtgtgctagcaccaatggagtgttcggccaaggaatgggagaaggagaacaGAGaacacccaagggagaagaagagtgaatgaaatcaatgagaggaaattcaaaaaccccttagccatcaagtggccggccactctaggaggtgtaacccccacattaattccaattaatgtggagaccattaaaagttgtaacccccatgaggtggcactttaggatgatgtggatcaacactattggtccacatcttgccacctcactaaatgacatggcaacaagtgtaacctcctcatttaatgtgggccggccacattaaatgctatggaggcttgtaacctccatgaggtggcacacattgatgatgtggagcaatcctattggtcgacatcttgccaactcactagtgatgtggcaaaaagtcaagtcaaacatgactttttctcttcctctcaaatcaagtcaaacttgatcaaatctctctcatggttgatctaatccaaccatatgattcaagccaacttaatataatgaatctaattcattaaattaagttgatttaatgagtcataatctaaattagactcattgaatacatgaatcaacttgagtccaactcaattagcccaatttggattactcttaatccaatatgattcatcaaatgaatctaatcctcttagttcatcatatgaaccaaatctccatctaattgtccttagtgtgtgaccctataggttcttgtaacgttggcaatgccctaaacccatttaggagcataagtaatgagcggtatctagcaacacatcattactacccaagttacaagaatgtcgagatccgacatcaccttgtgactaccaattgtgactccttacaaaatatgtgacattgtccttctatcctagacatctagattgatcaatatgaggcatagaccgtgtcatcctgtaatcaatctaaatcttgaactccaagtagactcactcgatcaaatgagctcaacatctcatgttgactcatttgggcatgaccatgcacttagtggtctcactctatcaagaataccgatgtcgctcccgtcatatgggagggatagatcccatctacatcactcacatccctctacataattcgttatataccctgtaatcgcctttatagtccaccctgttacgggtgacgtttgacgaaaccaaagtacataactccttatgtagggatccatggtaacgtcaggtctaaggactaatagtcatactaatagccacatgagaaagtatatgacactcatataacgatccatgatactttctcatggcgggtcattcagtatacattctccaatgtatacccatgtgtcagcttgatatctctatatccatgacttgtgagatcaagtcatcgagctgacctacatgctagtcttattgcattaacattgtccctgaatgttaatactcgactaggaatgatttagagtagtgttccctatatcatctcactatcggttcaactaatcgattgatataggtatgaaccttctactcaaggacgctattatacttagtctatttggcactaacacaaataagcataataaccaaaaaccaaatgacttaatatatatacaagagta contains:
- the LOC122012121 gene encoding uncharacterized protein LOC122012121, producing the protein MFIFTFSFLLFLFIFFISSSYSSSPRTQAIPATLLLLPYPNRGGSSLLRDLSRARLHFLFSVSSSPLTSSPLPTPSISHKNSGGFALCPSRPLHLPAIFPEPSITPAADLLPFPWSPSADHHSAAALFSLPIFVSVSLFDSAEDNTELCFSRILEGTRIPEEDKLLWGFSWIRQSLLPAKFFDFQQQERLWKLR